One window of the Cryptomeria japonica chromosome 7, Sugi_1.0, whole genome shotgun sequence genome contains the following:
- the LOC131078420 gene encoding transcription factor WER-like yields MVRKACCSDLGLNRGPWTPEEDLLLKNYVQTHGEGQWSLVPHRAGLVRCGRSCRLRWMNYLRPDVKHGNISPEEEELIIELHKVLGNRWSMIAARMPGRTDNQIKNVWYSRLSKKVAKTKDCNVSKPLPSRPSPKESNLTANENSSGEKNNETNIFQSAATYSMHYENEKEMKKVCEESIARLPEWPNMQSLFDSSENVMDGSLFQPSISQLYLDSGVQNDIDIILQNAINWYNLRPYFDPSITTEQVQVSHDPPSLFYMNHNSYGTVSQFTMESEDVGKLQ; encoded by the exons ATGGTAAGGAAGGCTTGTTGCTCTGATTTGGGTCTGAATAGAGGTCCATGGACCCCTGAGGAGGATCTTCTGCTAAAAAACTATGTTCAAACTCATGGAGAGGGACAGTGGAGCCTTGTTCCCCACAGAGCAG GTCTGGTGAGATGTGGAAGGAGTTGCAGGTTACGTTGGATGAATTATCTTCGCCCTGATGTCAAACATGGCAACATTTCTCCAGAGGAAGAAGAGCTCATCATCGAACTTCATAAGGTGCTTGGTAACAG GTGGTCAATGATAGCAGCAAGAATGCCTGGCAGGACAGACAACCAGATAAAAAACGTGTGGTATTCACGTCTGAGCAAAAAAGTTGCCAAAACTAAAGATTGCAATGTATCAAAGCCACTGCCATCTAGACCTTCCCCTAAAGAAAGTAATCTTACTGCTAATGAGAATAGCTCTGGAGAGAAAAATAATGAAACTAATATATTTCAATCTGCTGCAACTTATTCAATGCATTATGAGAatgagaaggaaatgaagaaagtATGTGAAGAGTCAATTGCAAGGCTTCCAGAGTGGCCAAATATGCAGAGTTTGTTTGACAGTTCAGAGAACGTAATGGATGGAAGCCTTTTCCAGCCATCTATTTCTCAACTGTATTTAGACTCTGGTGTGCAAAATGACATTGATATTATACTGCAAAATGCCATTAACTGGTATAACTTACGTCCATACTTTGACCCATCAATAACAACTGAGCAAGTTCAAGTGAGTCATGACCCACCATCACTCTTTTATATGAATCACAACAGCTATGGGACTGTAAGCCAGTTCACCATGGAATCAGAAGATGTTGGGAAATTACAGTAA